A stretch of Brassica rapa cultivar Chiifu-401-42 chromosome A08, CAAS_Brap_v3.01, whole genome shotgun sequence DNA encodes these proteins:
- the LOC103849520 gene encoding transcriptional adapter ADA2b isoform X4: protein MGRSRGNFHNFEDPTQRTRKKKNAANVENFESSSMVTGTEGGGKYNCDYCQKDITGKIRIKCDVCPDFDLCVECMSVGAEITPHKCDHAYRVMGNLTFPLICPDWSADDEMLLLEGLEIYGMGNWAEVAEHVGTKSKEQCLEHYRNIYLNSPFFPLPDMSHVAGKNKKELQAMAKGRIEEKKAEQNMKEEYPFSPLKVKVEDTQKDRSFGGKKPVVAPGNNSLVELSNYNHKREEFDPEYDNDAEQLLAEMEFKDNDTPEEKDLKLRVLRIYSKRLDERKRRKEFILDRNLLYPNPFEKELSQEEKMQCRRLDVFMRFHSKEEHAELLRSVVSEYRMVKRLKDLKEAQMAGCRSTAEAERYLARKRKRENEEGMMNRGKESGQFGAGEMGTRPPVQASSSYVNDLDLIGFTESQLLSESEKRLCSEAKLVPPVYLHMQQVMSHEIFKGNVTKKSDAYSLFKIDPTKVDRVYDMLVKKGIAQL, encoded by the exons ATGGGTCGCTCTCGTGGGAACTTCCACAATTTCGAAGACCCTACCCAGAG aacgaggaagaagaaaaatgcGGCTAATGTGGAGAACTTTGAGTCTTCCTCTATGG TTACAGGAACGGAGGGAGGAGGGAAGTACAACTGCGATTATTGCCAGAAAGACATTACTGGCAAAATCAGGATCAAGTGTGATGTCTGTCCTGATTTTGATCTCTGTGTTGAGTGTATGTCTGTTGGAGCTGAGATCACTCCTCACAAATGTGATCACGCCTACCGTGTTATG GGAAATCTAACTTTCCCGCTTATTTGTCCCGACTGGAGTGCGGATGATGAAATGCTTCTCCTGGAG GGACTTGAAATTTATGGAATGGGAAACTGGGCAGAGGTGGCGGAGCATGTGGGAACAAAGAGTAAAGAACAGTGTCTCGAGCACTACAGAAACATTTATCTGAACTCGCCCTTCTTCCCACTTCCA GATATGTCACATGTAGCAGGGAAGAACAAGAAAGAACTTCAAGCCATGGCCAAAGGACGCATCGAAGAGAAGAAAG CAGAGCAGAACATGAAAGAAGAGTACCCCTTTTCTCCTCTTAAAGTCAA AGTTGAAGACACACAAAAAG ACAGGAGTTTTGGAGGAAAGAAACCTGTTGTTGCCCCTGGAAACAACTCTTTGGTTGAATTGAGTAACTACAACCACAAAAGAGAAGAGTTCGACCCTGAATACGACAATGACGCTGAGCAGCTCTTGGCTGAGATGGAGTTCAAAGACAACGATACTCCTGAAGAAAAAGACCTCAAGCTCCGTGTCTTGCGTATTTATTCCAAAAGGCTTGATGAGAGGAAACGTAGAAAGGAGTTCATACTAGACAGAAACCTCTTGTACCCAAATCCCTTTGAGAAGGAGCTGTCTCAGGAGGAGAAAATGCAGTGTCGGCGTTTAGACGTGTTCATGCGTTTTCATTCAAAAGAGGAGCATGCGGAGCTACTCCGCAGCGTTGTGAGCGAGTACCGCATGGTGAAACGGCTCAAAGATCTCAAG GAAGCTCAAATGGCAGGGTGTCGCTCCACGGCTGAAGCAGAGAGGTACCTGGCGAGGAAGAGGAAGCGAGAGAACGAAGAAGGGATGATGAACAGAGGGAAAGAGAGCGGTCAATTTGGTGCAGGGGAAATGGGAACTAGACCACCTGTGCAAGCATCTTCAAGCTATGTGAATGATCTGGACCTGATTGGGTTCACGGAGTCGCAACTGCTCTCTGAATCC GAGAAGCGTCTATGCAGCGAGGCCAAGCTGGTTCCACCGGTTTATCTACATATGCAACAAGTGATGTCACATGAGATATTCAAAGGGAATGTGACGAAGAAGTCTGATGCATATAGCTTGTTCAAGATTGATCCGACCAAAGTGGACAGAGTTTACGATATGCTTGTGAAGAAAGGTATTGCTCAGCTATAA
- the LOC103849520 gene encoding transcriptional adapter ADA2b isoform X3: MGRSRGNFHNFEDPTQRTRKKKNAANVENFESSSMGTEGGGKYNCDYCQKDITGKIRIKCDVCPDFDLCVECMSVGAEITPHKCDHAYRVMGNLTFPLICPDWSADDEMLLLEGLEIYGMGNWAEVAEHVGTKSKEQCLEHYRNIYLNSPFFPLPDMSHVAGKNKKELQAMAKGRIEEKKAEQNMKEEYPFSPLKVKVEDTQKESHTDRSFGGKKPVVAPGNNSLVELSNYNHKREEFDPEYDNDAEQLLAEMEFKDNDTPEEKDLKLRVLRIYSKRLDERKRRKEFILDRNLLYPNPFEKELSQEEKMQCRRLDVFMRFHSKEEHAELLRSVVSEYRMVKRLKDLKEAQMAGCRSTAEAERYLARKRKRENEEGMMNRGKESGQFGAGEMGTRPPVQASSSYVNDLDLIGFTESQLLSESEKRLCSEAKLVPPVYLHMQQVMSHEIFKGNVTKKSDAYSLFKIDPTKVDRVYDMLVKKGIAQL; the protein is encoded by the exons ATGGGTCGCTCTCGTGGGAACTTCCACAATTTCGAAGACCCTACCCAGAG aacgaggaagaagaaaaatgcGGCTAATGTGGAGAACTTTGAGTCTTCCTCTATGG GAACGGAGGGAGGAGGGAAGTACAACTGCGATTATTGCCAGAAAGACATTACTGGCAAAATCAGGATCAAGTGTGATGTCTGTCCTGATTTTGATCTCTGTGTTGAGTGTATGTCTGTTGGAGCTGAGATCACTCCTCACAAATGTGATCACGCCTACCGTGTTATG GGAAATCTAACTTTCCCGCTTATTTGTCCCGACTGGAGTGCGGATGATGAAATGCTTCTCCTGGAG GGACTTGAAATTTATGGAATGGGAAACTGGGCAGAGGTGGCGGAGCATGTGGGAACAAAGAGTAAAGAACAGTGTCTCGAGCACTACAGAAACATTTATCTGAACTCGCCCTTCTTCCCACTTCCA GATATGTCACATGTAGCAGGGAAGAACAAGAAAGAACTTCAAGCCATGGCCAAAGGACGCATCGAAGAGAAGAAAG CAGAGCAGAACATGAAAGAAGAGTACCCCTTTTCTCCTCTTAAAGTCAA AGTTGAAGACACACAAAAAG AGTCTCATACAGACAGGAGTTTTGGAGGAAAGAAACCTGTTGTTGCCCCTGGAAACAACTCTTTGGTTGAATTGAGTAACTACAACCACAAAAGAGAAGAGTTCGACCCTGAATACGACAATGACGCTGAGCAGCTCTTGGCTGAGATGGAGTTCAAAGACAACGATACTCCTGAAGAAAAAGACCTCAAGCTCCGTGTCTTGCGTATTTATTCCAAAAGGCTTGATGAGAGGAAACGTAGAAAGGAGTTCATACTAGACAGAAACCTCTTGTACCCAAATCCCTTTGAGAAGGAGCTGTCTCAGGAGGAGAAAATGCAGTGTCGGCGTTTAGACGTGTTCATGCGTTTTCATTCAAAAGAGGAGCATGCGGAGCTACTCCGCAGCGTTGTGAGCGAGTACCGCATGGTGAAACGGCTCAAAGATCTCAAG GAAGCTCAAATGGCAGGGTGTCGCTCCACGGCTGAAGCAGAGAGGTACCTGGCGAGGAAGAGGAAGCGAGAGAACGAAGAAGGGATGATGAACAGAGGGAAAGAGAGCGGTCAATTTGGTGCAGGGGAAATGGGAACTAGACCACCTGTGCAAGCATCTTCAAGCTATGTGAATGATCTGGACCTGATTGGGTTCACGGAGTCGCAACTGCTCTCTGAATCC GAGAAGCGTCTATGCAGCGAGGCCAAGCTGGTTCCACCGGTTTATCTACATATGCAACAAGTGATGTCACATGAGATATTCAAAGGGAATGTGACGAAGAAGTCTGATGCATATAGCTTGTTCAAGATTGATCCGACCAAAGTGGACAGAGTTTACGATATGCTTGTGAAGAAAGGTATTGCTCAGCTATAA
- the LOC103849520 gene encoding transcriptional adapter ADA2b isoform X5 encodes MGRSRGNFHNFEDPTQRTRKKKNAANVENFESSSMVTGTEGGGKYNCDYCQKDITGKIRIKCDVCPDFDLCVECMSVGAEITPHKCDHAYRVMGNLTFPLICPDWSADDEMLLLEGLEIYGMGNWAEVAEHVGTKSKEQCLEHYRNIYLNSPFFPLPDMSHVAGKNKKELQAMAKGRIEEKKEQNMKEEYPFSPLKVKVEDTQKDRSFGGKKPVVAPGNNSLVELSNYNHKREEFDPEYDNDAEQLLAEMEFKDNDTPEEKDLKLRVLRIYSKRLDERKRRKEFILDRNLLYPNPFEKELSQEEKMQCRRLDVFMRFHSKEEHAELLRSVVSEYRMVKRLKDLKEAQMAGCRSTAEAERYLARKRKRENEEGMMNRGKESGQFGAGEMGTRPPVQASSSYVNDLDLIGFTESQLLSESEKRLCSEAKLVPPVYLHMQQVMSHEIFKGNVTKKSDAYSLFKIDPTKVDRVYDMLVKKGIAQL; translated from the exons ATGGGTCGCTCTCGTGGGAACTTCCACAATTTCGAAGACCCTACCCAGAG aacgaggaagaagaaaaatgcGGCTAATGTGGAGAACTTTGAGTCTTCCTCTATGG TTACAGGAACGGAGGGAGGAGGGAAGTACAACTGCGATTATTGCCAGAAAGACATTACTGGCAAAATCAGGATCAAGTGTGATGTCTGTCCTGATTTTGATCTCTGTGTTGAGTGTATGTCTGTTGGAGCTGAGATCACTCCTCACAAATGTGATCACGCCTACCGTGTTATG GGAAATCTAACTTTCCCGCTTATTTGTCCCGACTGGAGTGCGGATGATGAAATGCTTCTCCTGGAG GGACTTGAAATTTATGGAATGGGAAACTGGGCAGAGGTGGCGGAGCATGTGGGAACAAAGAGTAAAGAACAGTGTCTCGAGCACTACAGAAACATTTATCTGAACTCGCCCTTCTTCCCACTTCCA GATATGTCACATGTAGCAGGGAAGAACAAGAAAGAACTTCAAGCCATGGCCAAAGGACGCATCGAAGAGAAGAAAG AGCAGAACATGAAAGAAGAGTACCCCTTTTCTCCTCTTAAAGTCAA AGTTGAAGACACACAAAAAG ACAGGAGTTTTGGAGGAAAGAAACCTGTTGTTGCCCCTGGAAACAACTCTTTGGTTGAATTGAGTAACTACAACCACAAAAGAGAAGAGTTCGACCCTGAATACGACAATGACGCTGAGCAGCTCTTGGCTGAGATGGAGTTCAAAGACAACGATACTCCTGAAGAAAAAGACCTCAAGCTCCGTGTCTTGCGTATTTATTCCAAAAGGCTTGATGAGAGGAAACGTAGAAAGGAGTTCATACTAGACAGAAACCTCTTGTACCCAAATCCCTTTGAGAAGGAGCTGTCTCAGGAGGAGAAAATGCAGTGTCGGCGTTTAGACGTGTTCATGCGTTTTCATTCAAAAGAGGAGCATGCGGAGCTACTCCGCAGCGTTGTGAGCGAGTACCGCATGGTGAAACGGCTCAAAGATCTCAAG GAAGCTCAAATGGCAGGGTGTCGCTCCACGGCTGAAGCAGAGAGGTACCTGGCGAGGAAGAGGAAGCGAGAGAACGAAGAAGGGATGATGAACAGAGGGAAAGAGAGCGGTCAATTTGGTGCAGGGGAAATGGGAACTAGACCACCTGTGCAAGCATCTTCAAGCTATGTGAATGATCTGGACCTGATTGGGTTCACGGAGTCGCAACTGCTCTCTGAATCC GAGAAGCGTCTATGCAGCGAGGCCAAGCTGGTTCCACCGGTTTATCTACATATGCAACAAGTGATGTCACATGAGATATTCAAAGGGAATGTGACGAAGAAGTCTGATGCATATAGCTTGTTCAAGATTGATCCGACCAAAGTGGACAGAGTTTACGATATGCTTGTGAAGAAAGGTATTGCTCAGCTATAA
- the LOC103849520 gene encoding transcriptional adapter ADA2b isoform X1 codes for MGRSRGNFHNFEDPTQRTRKKKNAANVENFESSSMVTGTEGGGKYNCDYCQKDITGKIRIKCDVCPDFDLCVECMSVGAEITPHKCDHAYRVMGNLTFPLICPDWSADDEMLLLEGLEIYGMGNWAEVAEHVGTKSKEQCLEHYRNIYLNSPFFPLPDMSHVAGKNKKELQAMAKGRIEEKKAEQNMKEEYPFSPLKVKVEDTQKESHTDRSFGGKKPVVAPGNNSLVELSNYNHKREEFDPEYDNDAEQLLAEMEFKDNDTPEEKDLKLRVLRIYSKRLDERKRRKEFILDRNLLYPNPFEKELSQEEKMQCRRLDVFMRFHSKEEHAELLRSVVSEYRMVKRLKDLKEAQMAGCRSTAEAERYLARKRKRENEEGMMNRGKESGQFGAGEMGTRPPVQASSSYVNDLDLIGFTESQLLSESEKRLCSEAKLVPPVYLHMQQVMSHEIFKGNVTKKSDAYSLFKIDPTKVDRVYDMLVKKGIAQL; via the exons ATGGGTCGCTCTCGTGGGAACTTCCACAATTTCGAAGACCCTACCCAGAG aacgaggaagaagaaaaatgcGGCTAATGTGGAGAACTTTGAGTCTTCCTCTATGG TTACAGGAACGGAGGGAGGAGGGAAGTACAACTGCGATTATTGCCAGAAAGACATTACTGGCAAAATCAGGATCAAGTGTGATGTCTGTCCTGATTTTGATCTCTGTGTTGAGTGTATGTCTGTTGGAGCTGAGATCACTCCTCACAAATGTGATCACGCCTACCGTGTTATG GGAAATCTAACTTTCCCGCTTATTTGTCCCGACTGGAGTGCGGATGATGAAATGCTTCTCCTGGAG GGACTTGAAATTTATGGAATGGGAAACTGGGCAGAGGTGGCGGAGCATGTGGGAACAAAGAGTAAAGAACAGTGTCTCGAGCACTACAGAAACATTTATCTGAACTCGCCCTTCTTCCCACTTCCA GATATGTCACATGTAGCAGGGAAGAACAAGAAAGAACTTCAAGCCATGGCCAAAGGACGCATCGAAGAGAAGAAAG CAGAGCAGAACATGAAAGAAGAGTACCCCTTTTCTCCTCTTAAAGTCAA AGTTGAAGACACACAAAAAG AGTCTCATACAGACAGGAGTTTTGGAGGAAAGAAACCTGTTGTTGCCCCTGGAAACAACTCTTTGGTTGAATTGAGTAACTACAACCACAAAAGAGAAGAGTTCGACCCTGAATACGACAATGACGCTGAGCAGCTCTTGGCTGAGATGGAGTTCAAAGACAACGATACTCCTGAAGAAAAAGACCTCAAGCTCCGTGTCTTGCGTATTTATTCCAAAAGGCTTGATGAGAGGAAACGTAGAAAGGAGTTCATACTAGACAGAAACCTCTTGTACCCAAATCCCTTTGAGAAGGAGCTGTCTCAGGAGGAGAAAATGCAGTGTCGGCGTTTAGACGTGTTCATGCGTTTTCATTCAAAAGAGGAGCATGCGGAGCTACTCCGCAGCGTTGTGAGCGAGTACCGCATGGTGAAACGGCTCAAAGATCTCAAG GAAGCTCAAATGGCAGGGTGTCGCTCCACGGCTGAAGCAGAGAGGTACCTGGCGAGGAAGAGGAAGCGAGAGAACGAAGAAGGGATGATGAACAGAGGGAAAGAGAGCGGTCAATTTGGTGCAGGGGAAATGGGAACTAGACCACCTGTGCAAGCATCTTCAAGCTATGTGAATGATCTGGACCTGATTGGGTTCACGGAGTCGCAACTGCTCTCTGAATCC GAGAAGCGTCTATGCAGCGAGGCCAAGCTGGTTCCACCGGTTTATCTACATATGCAACAAGTGATGTCACATGAGATATTCAAAGGGAATGTGACGAAGAAGTCTGATGCATATAGCTTGTTCAAGATTGATCCGACCAAAGTGGACAGAGTTTACGATATGCTTGTGAAGAAAGGTATTGCTCAGCTATAA
- the LOC103849520 gene encoding transcriptional adapter ADA2b isoform X2: MGRSRGNFHNFEDPTQRTRKKKNAANVENFESSSMVTGTEGGGKYNCDYCQKDITGKIRIKCDVCPDFDLCVECMSVGAEITPHKCDHAYRVMGNLTFPLICPDWSADDEMLLLEGLEIYGMGNWAEVAEHVGTKSKEQCLEHYRNIYLNSPFFPLPDMSHVAGKNKKELQAMAKGRIEEKKEQNMKEEYPFSPLKVKVEDTQKESHTDRSFGGKKPVVAPGNNSLVELSNYNHKREEFDPEYDNDAEQLLAEMEFKDNDTPEEKDLKLRVLRIYSKRLDERKRRKEFILDRNLLYPNPFEKELSQEEKMQCRRLDVFMRFHSKEEHAELLRSVVSEYRMVKRLKDLKEAQMAGCRSTAEAERYLARKRKRENEEGMMNRGKESGQFGAGEMGTRPPVQASSSYVNDLDLIGFTESQLLSESEKRLCSEAKLVPPVYLHMQQVMSHEIFKGNVTKKSDAYSLFKIDPTKVDRVYDMLVKKGIAQL; encoded by the exons ATGGGTCGCTCTCGTGGGAACTTCCACAATTTCGAAGACCCTACCCAGAG aacgaggaagaagaaaaatgcGGCTAATGTGGAGAACTTTGAGTCTTCCTCTATGG TTACAGGAACGGAGGGAGGAGGGAAGTACAACTGCGATTATTGCCAGAAAGACATTACTGGCAAAATCAGGATCAAGTGTGATGTCTGTCCTGATTTTGATCTCTGTGTTGAGTGTATGTCTGTTGGAGCTGAGATCACTCCTCACAAATGTGATCACGCCTACCGTGTTATG GGAAATCTAACTTTCCCGCTTATTTGTCCCGACTGGAGTGCGGATGATGAAATGCTTCTCCTGGAG GGACTTGAAATTTATGGAATGGGAAACTGGGCAGAGGTGGCGGAGCATGTGGGAACAAAGAGTAAAGAACAGTGTCTCGAGCACTACAGAAACATTTATCTGAACTCGCCCTTCTTCCCACTTCCA GATATGTCACATGTAGCAGGGAAGAACAAGAAAGAACTTCAAGCCATGGCCAAAGGACGCATCGAAGAGAAGAAAG AGCAGAACATGAAAGAAGAGTACCCCTTTTCTCCTCTTAAAGTCAA AGTTGAAGACACACAAAAAG AGTCTCATACAGACAGGAGTTTTGGAGGAAAGAAACCTGTTGTTGCCCCTGGAAACAACTCTTTGGTTGAATTGAGTAACTACAACCACAAAAGAGAAGAGTTCGACCCTGAATACGACAATGACGCTGAGCAGCTCTTGGCTGAGATGGAGTTCAAAGACAACGATACTCCTGAAGAAAAAGACCTCAAGCTCCGTGTCTTGCGTATTTATTCCAAAAGGCTTGATGAGAGGAAACGTAGAAAGGAGTTCATACTAGACAGAAACCTCTTGTACCCAAATCCCTTTGAGAAGGAGCTGTCTCAGGAGGAGAAAATGCAGTGTCGGCGTTTAGACGTGTTCATGCGTTTTCATTCAAAAGAGGAGCATGCGGAGCTACTCCGCAGCGTTGTGAGCGAGTACCGCATGGTGAAACGGCTCAAAGATCTCAAG GAAGCTCAAATGGCAGGGTGTCGCTCCACGGCTGAAGCAGAGAGGTACCTGGCGAGGAAGAGGAAGCGAGAGAACGAAGAAGGGATGATGAACAGAGGGAAAGAGAGCGGTCAATTTGGTGCAGGGGAAATGGGAACTAGACCACCTGTGCAAGCATCTTCAAGCTATGTGAATGATCTGGACCTGATTGGGTTCACGGAGTCGCAACTGCTCTCTGAATCC GAGAAGCGTCTATGCAGCGAGGCCAAGCTGGTTCCACCGGTTTATCTACATATGCAACAAGTGATGTCACATGAGATATTCAAAGGGAATGTGACGAAGAAGTCTGATGCATATAGCTTGTTCAAGATTGATCCGACCAAAGTGGACAGAGTTTACGATATGCTTGTGAAGAAAGGTATTGCTCAGCTATAA
- the LOC103849522 gene encoding CASP-like protein 2B1 — MSYLGIGISPGNVASYHGGKMKLIDQRLRLTEVLLRCSVSVFALLALILMVTDTQVKRIFVVEKRAKYTDMKSLVFLVVANGIAAAYSSLQSVRCVAGSMKGSVLFSKPLAWAIFSVDQAMAYMSVAAIAAASESGVIGIRGEEKLQWMKVCNMYSKFCYQGAGVVASASIASIAMVFVSCISAFSLFRLYGATQRRLNLAVMK, encoded by the exons ATGAGTTATCTGGGGATCGGAATCAGTCCCGGAAACGTGGCCAGCTACCACGGAGGCAAGATGAAGTTGATCGACCAGAGGCTTAGGCTCACGGAGGTTCTCTTACGCTGCTCCGTGAGTGTCTTCGCTCTCCTCGCACTTATTCTGATGGTTACAGATACTCAGGTCAAGCGAATCTTCGTAGTTGAGAAGAGGGCCAAGTACACCGACATGAAGTCGCTTGT ATTCTTGGTGGTCGCGAATGGGATAGCTGCAGCTTATTCATCGTTGCAGTCAGTTCGATGCGTGGCAGGTTCGATGAAAGGAAGTGTTTTGTTCAGCAAGCCACTTGCTTGGGCCATTTTCTCCGTTGATCAG GCTATGGCTTACATGAGTGTTGCGGCTATAGCAGCAGCATCAGAGTCTGGTGTGATTGGAATAAGAGGTGAGGAGAAGCTGCAATGGATGAAAGTGTGTAATATGTATTCCAAGTTCTGCTACCAAGGAGCTGGAGTGGTTGCCAGCGCCTCTATTGCCTCCATTGCTATGGTGTTCGTCTCTTGCATTTCCGCTTTTAGTCTCTTTCGCTTGTACGGTGCAACTCAAAGACGGCTAAACCTCGCCGTGATGAAGTGA
- the LOC103849523 gene encoding uncharacterized protein LOC103849523, producing MEGENLIKDRGFVAAPLTFFVVVIFQLLSKRLDQLKKKGSKNTREAELRSEIKQLLREATGLSQPATFAQAAKLRRSAAAKEKELAQYLEQQNKEINLSYDMYGKVLLASKVLVYVILVLWFWRTPIAIIAKQLVQPFGNLLSWGTGGHLTGHVMVGIIPWLILSTRVSKYVCRFVEF from the exons ATGGAAGGAGAGAATTTGATTAAAGATCGCGGCTTTGTGGCCGCTCCTCTGACGTTCTTCGTCGTCGTCATCTTCCAGTTGCTATCAAAGAGGCTAGACCAGTTGAAGAAG AAAGGGTCGAAGAACACGAGGGAGGCAGAGCTTAGATCTGAGATTAAGCAGCTTTTGAGAGAGGCCACTGGATTGTCTCA GCCTGCCACGTTTGCTCAAGCGGCTAAACTTAGGAGGTCTGCAGCTGCTAAAGAGAAAGAACTTGCACAAT ATTTGGAGCAGCAGAATAAAGAAATTAATCTGTCATACGATATGTATGGAAAGGTTCTGCTTGCTTCAAAG GTTTTGGTATATGTAATCTTGGTACTTTGGTTCTGGAGGACTCCAATTGCCATTATTGCTAAGCAGCTTGTTCAACCCTTTG GGAATTTGCTATCTTGGGGGACAGGAGGTCACTTGACAGGCCATGTGATG GTTGGGATCATACCGTGGCTGATACTCTCAACCAGAGTGAGCAAATATGTGTGTAGGTTCGTGGAGTTCTAA